One Anabas testudineus chromosome 15, fAnaTes1.2, whole genome shotgun sequence genomic window carries:
- the pde10a gene encoding cAMP and cAMP-inhibited cGMP 3',5'-cyclic phosphodiesterase 10A isoform X3, with the protein MEDGPSSTSCFRRLTDCFLGSSLTDEKVKAYLSLHPQMLDDFVLESVSAETLDRWLKRKTNSKPAVSTSPVGEESERWGSAACPCDSQVDDTSAKEVSRYRDTNMQGVVYELNSYMEQRLDTGGDNKLLLYELCNIIKTATKADGCALYFLGECNNSLCLFAPTGAKDGPPSLIPSGPIAFGTTIAAHVAKTRKTLLVEDIVGDERFPDGTGQNSGIHSVLCLPIVTAIGDLIAILELHRHWGKEPFNLSHQEVATANLAWASVAIHQVQVCRGLAKQTELNDFLLDVSKTYFDNIVAIDSLLEHIMIYAKNLVNADRCALFQVDHNNKELYSDLFDIGEVKEGKPVFKKTKEIRFSIDKGIAGQVAQTGEVLNIPDAYADPRFNREVDLKTGYTTRNILCMPIVSRGSVIGVVQMVNKLSGSAFTKTDENNFKMFAVFCALALHCANMYHRIRQSECIYRVTMEKLSYHSICTSEEWKTLTQLNLPAPIYKEIEMFHFDISPFEEIWPAVFIYMVHNSCGKTSFELEKLCRFTMSVRKNYRRVPYHNWKHAVTVAHCMYAILQKTSGMFTELEKKGLLVACLCHDLDHRGYSNTYLQKFDHPLAALYSTSTMEQHHFSQTVSILQLEGHNIFSNLNSSEYEQVLEIIRKAIIATDLALYFNNHQQLTELLASDALDLNNHAHRDRVIGLMMTACDLCSVTKQWQITRLTANDIYAEFWAEGDEMKKIGLQPIPMMDRDKKDEVPQGQVGFYNAVAIPCYTTLAELLPPSSPLLKACKENLSQWEKIARGEVEDIVSSRPCESGPVKVDN; encoded by the exons tGAGCACTTCTCCCGTGGGTGAGGAGAGTGAGAGGTGGGGCAGTGCTGCATGTCCCTGCGACAGCCAAGTTG ATGACACATCAGCTAAGGAAGTCAGTAGG TACCGGGACACAAATATGCAGGGCGTGGTGTACGAACTCAACAGCTACATGGAGCAGCGCCTGGACACTGGAGGAGACAACAAACTCCTGCTCTATGAGTTGTGCAACATCATCAAAACAG caacaaaagCTGATGGATGTGCACTTTACTTCTTGGGAGAATGCAACAAT AGTCTATGTTTGTTCGCTCCAACGGGGGCCAAGGATGGCCCTCCAAGCCTCATCCCCTCTGGCCCTATAGCATTTGGGACAACCATTGCCGCTCATGTTGCCAAGACTCGCAAAACACTGCTAGTGGAGGACATTGTGGGG GACGAACGCTTCCCCGACGGCACAGGGCAGAACTCAGGGATCCACTCTGTCCTGTGCCTCCCCATCGTCACTGCCATCGGGGACCTCATTGCTATCCTGGAGCTGCATCGGCACTGGGGCAAGGAGCCCTTCAACCTCAGTCACCAGGAG GTTGCAACAGCTAATTTAGCGTGGGCATCAGTTGCCATTCATCAAGTACAG gTGTGCAGAGGCCTCGCCAAACAGACTGAGCTAAATGACTTCCTACTTGATGTGTCAAA AACATACTTTGATAACATTGTGGCAATAGATTCTCTACTTGAACATATTATG ATATATGCAAAAAACCTGGTGAATGCAGACAGGTGTGCACTCTTCCAGGTAgatcacaacaacaaagaacTGTACTCTGACCTGTTCGATATTGGGGAAGTGAAAGAAGGCAAACCTGTCTTtaagaaaaccaaagaaattAG GTTTTCTATAGACAAGGGTATAGCTGGCCAAGTGGCTCAGACAGGGGAAGTCTTAAATATCCCAGATGCCTATGCAGACCCACGGTTCAACCG AGAGGTGGACCTCAAAACTGGCTACACCACGCGGAACATCCTGTGCATGCCCATTGTGAGCAGGGGGTCCGTTATAGGTGTGGTGCAGATGGTGAACAAGCTAAGCGGAAGTGCCTTCACTAAAACAGATGAGAACAACTTTAAGATGTTTGCTGTCTTTTGTGCTCTGGCCTTACACTGTGCAAAT ATGTACCACAGGATCCGGCAGTCCGAATGCATTTACAGAGTAACGATGGAAAAACTGTCTTATCACAGCATCTGCACATCAGAAGAATGGAAGACTCTTACCCAGCTCAATCTTCCTGCACCCATTTATAAAGAGATTGAAAT GTTCCACTTTGACATTAGTCCCTTTGAGGAGATCTGGCCTGCTGTCTTTATCTACATGGTTCATAACTCCTGTGGAAAGACCAG CTTTGAGCTGGAGAAGCTGTGTCGGTTCACCATGTCCGTACGGAAGAACTACAGGCGTGTGCCCTACCACAACTGGAAGCACGCCGTGACGGTGGCACACTGTATGTACGCCATCCTACAGAAAACCTCGGGGATGTTCACAGAGCTAGAG AAGAAGGGTCTGTTGGTAGCCTGTCTGTGCCATGATCTAGACCATCGGGGGTACAGCAACACATATTTGCAGAAGTTTGACCACCCACTAGCTGCTCTGTACTCCACCTCCACCATGGAGCAACACCACTTCTCTCAGACCGTCTCCATCCTACAG CTGGAAGGGCACAATATTTTCTCCAACCTGAATTCCAGCGAATACGAGCAGGTGCTTGAGATCATCAGGAAGGCCATCATCGCCACGGACCTCGCCCTGTATTTCAACAACCACCAGCAGCTGACGGAGTTGCTAGCATCGGATGCACTGGACTTGAACAACCACGCACACAG GGACCGTGTGATTGGTCTGATGATGACAGCATGTGACCTGTGTTCTGTTACCAAGCAATGGCAAATCACACGACTCACAGCCAACGATATCTATGCTGAGTTTTGGGCTGAG GGAGATGAGATGAAGAAGATTGGGTTGCAGCCGATCCCTATGATGGACAGAGACAAGAAGGATGAGGTTCCCCAAGGCCAA GTGGGATTTTACAATGCTGTTGCAATTCCTTGTTACACGACACTAGCGGAGCTTCTCCCTCCGTCGAGTCCTCTTCTAAAAGCCTGCAA gGAGAACCTGAGCCAGTGGGAGAAGATAGCACGGGGAGAGGTGGAGGACATAGTGTCCAGCCGGCCTTGTGAGTCAGGCCCTGTTAAGGTGGACAACTGA
- the pde10a gene encoding cAMP and cAMP-inhibited cGMP 3',5'-cyclic phosphodiesterase 10A isoform X4 has translation MEDGPSSTSCFRRLTDCFLGSSLTDEKVKAYLSLHPQMLDDFVLESVSAETLDRWLKRKTNSKPADDTSAKEVSRYRDTNMQGVVYELNSYMEQRLDTGGDNKLLLYELCNIIKTATKADGCALYFLGECNNSLCLFAPTGAKDGPPSLIPSGPIAFGTTIAAHVAKTRKTLLVEDIVGDERFPDGTGQNSGIHSVLCLPIVTAIGDLIAILELHRHWGKEPFNLSHQEVATANLAWASVAIHQVQVCRGLAKQTELNDFLLDVSKTYFDNIVAIDSLLEHIMIYAKNLVNADRCALFQVDHNNKELYSDLFDIGEVKEGKPVFKKTKEIRFSIDKGIAGQVAQTGEVLNIPDAYADPRFNREVDLKTGYTTRNILCMPIVSRGSVIGVVQMVNKLSGSAFTKTDENNFKMFAVFCALALHCANMYHRIRQSECIYRVTMEKLSYHSICTSEEWKTLTQLNLPAPIYKEIEMFHFDISPFEEIWPAVFIYMVHNSCGKTSFELEKLCRFTMSVRKNYRRVPYHNWKHAVTVAHCMYAILQKTSGMFTELEKKGLLVACLCHDLDHRGYSNTYLQKFDHPLAALYSTSTMEQHHFSQTVSILQLEGHNIFSNLNSSEYEQVLEIIRKAIIATDLALYFNNHQQLTELLASDALDLNNHAHRDRVIGLMMTACDLCSVTKQWQITRLTANDIYAEFWAEGDEMKKIGLQPIPMMDRDKKDEVPQGQVGFYNAVAIPCYTTLAELLPPSSPLLKACKENLSQWEKIARGEVEDIVSSRPCESGPVKVDN, from the exons ATGACACATCAGCTAAGGAAGTCAGTAGG TACCGGGACACAAATATGCAGGGCGTGGTGTACGAACTCAACAGCTACATGGAGCAGCGCCTGGACACTGGAGGAGACAACAAACTCCTGCTCTATGAGTTGTGCAACATCATCAAAACAG caacaaaagCTGATGGATGTGCACTTTACTTCTTGGGAGAATGCAACAAT AGTCTATGTTTGTTCGCTCCAACGGGGGCCAAGGATGGCCCTCCAAGCCTCATCCCCTCTGGCCCTATAGCATTTGGGACAACCATTGCCGCTCATGTTGCCAAGACTCGCAAAACACTGCTAGTGGAGGACATTGTGGGG GACGAACGCTTCCCCGACGGCACAGGGCAGAACTCAGGGATCCACTCTGTCCTGTGCCTCCCCATCGTCACTGCCATCGGGGACCTCATTGCTATCCTGGAGCTGCATCGGCACTGGGGCAAGGAGCCCTTCAACCTCAGTCACCAGGAG GTTGCAACAGCTAATTTAGCGTGGGCATCAGTTGCCATTCATCAAGTACAG gTGTGCAGAGGCCTCGCCAAACAGACTGAGCTAAATGACTTCCTACTTGATGTGTCAAA AACATACTTTGATAACATTGTGGCAATAGATTCTCTACTTGAACATATTATG ATATATGCAAAAAACCTGGTGAATGCAGACAGGTGTGCACTCTTCCAGGTAgatcacaacaacaaagaacTGTACTCTGACCTGTTCGATATTGGGGAAGTGAAAGAAGGCAAACCTGTCTTtaagaaaaccaaagaaattAG GTTTTCTATAGACAAGGGTATAGCTGGCCAAGTGGCTCAGACAGGGGAAGTCTTAAATATCCCAGATGCCTATGCAGACCCACGGTTCAACCG AGAGGTGGACCTCAAAACTGGCTACACCACGCGGAACATCCTGTGCATGCCCATTGTGAGCAGGGGGTCCGTTATAGGTGTGGTGCAGATGGTGAACAAGCTAAGCGGAAGTGCCTTCACTAAAACAGATGAGAACAACTTTAAGATGTTTGCTGTCTTTTGTGCTCTGGCCTTACACTGTGCAAAT ATGTACCACAGGATCCGGCAGTCCGAATGCATTTACAGAGTAACGATGGAAAAACTGTCTTATCACAGCATCTGCACATCAGAAGAATGGAAGACTCTTACCCAGCTCAATCTTCCTGCACCCATTTATAAAGAGATTGAAAT GTTCCACTTTGACATTAGTCCCTTTGAGGAGATCTGGCCTGCTGTCTTTATCTACATGGTTCATAACTCCTGTGGAAAGACCAG CTTTGAGCTGGAGAAGCTGTGTCGGTTCACCATGTCCGTACGGAAGAACTACAGGCGTGTGCCCTACCACAACTGGAAGCACGCCGTGACGGTGGCACACTGTATGTACGCCATCCTACAGAAAACCTCGGGGATGTTCACAGAGCTAGAG AAGAAGGGTCTGTTGGTAGCCTGTCTGTGCCATGATCTAGACCATCGGGGGTACAGCAACACATATTTGCAGAAGTTTGACCACCCACTAGCTGCTCTGTACTCCACCTCCACCATGGAGCAACACCACTTCTCTCAGACCGTCTCCATCCTACAG CTGGAAGGGCACAATATTTTCTCCAACCTGAATTCCAGCGAATACGAGCAGGTGCTTGAGATCATCAGGAAGGCCATCATCGCCACGGACCTCGCCCTGTATTTCAACAACCACCAGCAGCTGACGGAGTTGCTAGCATCGGATGCACTGGACTTGAACAACCACGCACACAG GGACCGTGTGATTGGTCTGATGATGACAGCATGTGACCTGTGTTCTGTTACCAAGCAATGGCAAATCACACGACTCACAGCCAACGATATCTATGCTGAGTTTTGGGCTGAG GGAGATGAGATGAAGAAGATTGGGTTGCAGCCGATCCCTATGATGGACAGAGACAAGAAGGATGAGGTTCCCCAAGGCCAA GTGGGATTTTACAATGCTGTTGCAATTCCTTGTTACACGACACTAGCGGAGCTTCTCCCTCCGTCGAGTCCTCTTCTAAAAGCCTGCAA gGAGAACCTGAGCCAGTGGGAGAAGATAGCACGGGGAGAGGTGGAGGACATAGTGTCCAGCCGGCCTTGTGAGTCAGGCCCTGTTAAGGTGGACAACTGA